Proteins from a single region of Streptomyces sp. HUAS 15-9:
- a CDS encoding inorganic diphosphatase: MEFTVTVEIPQGSRNKYEMDHTLHRIRLDRLLFTSTKYPADYGYIDGTLGRDGDPLDALVLTGEPTFPGCTVECRAVGMFCMKDEHGPDEKVLCVPAHDPRYANVQDIGDISEFDRLEITHFFEVYKDLEPGKSVEGSHWEGRDAAYTEIEASRRRAATATGERA, from the coding sequence GTGGAGTTCACAGTGACCGTGGAGATCCCCCAGGGTTCCCGCAACAAGTACGAGATGGACCACACGCTGCACCGCATCCGGCTGGACCGGCTGCTGTTCACCTCCACCAAGTACCCGGCCGACTACGGCTACATCGACGGCACCCTGGGCCGGGACGGCGACCCGCTCGACGCGCTCGTACTGACCGGCGAGCCCACCTTCCCGGGCTGCACCGTCGAATGCCGGGCGGTGGGCATGTTCTGCATGAAGGACGAACACGGCCCCGACGAGAAGGTGCTGTGCGTCCCCGCCCACGACCCGCGCTACGCGAACGTGCAGGACATCGGGGACATCTCCGAGTTCGACCGGCTGGAGATCACCCACTTCTTCGAGGTCTACAAGGACCTGGAGCCCGGCAAGTCGGTCGAGGGCTCCCACTGGGAGGGCCGGGACGCGGCGTACACGGAGATCGAGGCGTCCCGACGGCGCGCGGCCACGGCCACCGGCGAGCGGGCGTGA
- a CDS encoding MFS transporter — MTRLTRPVSGERQPERSSAGMGPWRFVVWFGTVSLLADVVYEGARSITGPLLASLGASSLVVGTVTGAGETAALGLLLVSGPMADRTRRFWGLTIAGYALTVLSVPLLGVAGVLWAACVLVIAERVGKAVRSPAKDTLLSHATAATGRGRGFAVHEALDQIGAIAGPLLVAGVLALTGNDYGPALGVLAAPGIAVLLLLFWLRARVPDPEAYERGVTAEAPQPAMPERRDGRLPRAFWTYAGFTAATTTGFATFGVLSYHLVQRQLLTAAWVPVLYAMAMAVDAVAALATGWAYDRIGPRVLVVLPVLTAGVVVLAFSDTVAIAVAGSLVWGAAMGIQESTLRATVADLVPSGRRATAYGLFAGVVGAASLAGGALTGGLYGYSVPVLITVVVAIQVAAVVLLAVTRVDRR; from the coding sequence GTGACAAGGCTGACACGGCCGGTGTCCGGGGAGCGGCAGCCGGAGCGGTCGTCGGCAGGGATGGGGCCGTGGCGGTTCGTGGTCTGGTTCGGCACGGTCAGCCTGCTCGCGGACGTCGTCTACGAGGGCGCCCGTTCGATCACCGGCCCGCTGCTGGCCTCGCTGGGCGCCTCCTCCCTGGTCGTGGGGACGGTCACGGGAGCCGGGGAGACGGCGGCGCTGGGGCTGCTGCTGGTCTCCGGGCCGATGGCGGATCGGACCCGCCGATTCTGGGGCCTGACGATCGCCGGGTACGCGCTGACGGTCCTCTCGGTGCCGCTGCTGGGCGTGGCGGGTGTGCTGTGGGCCGCGTGCGTGCTGGTGATCGCCGAGCGTGTCGGCAAGGCGGTGCGCTCGCCCGCGAAGGACACCCTGCTGTCACACGCCACCGCCGCGACCGGCAGGGGCCGGGGCTTCGCCGTCCATGAAGCGCTGGACCAGATCGGTGCCATCGCCGGTCCGCTGCTGGTGGCGGGCGTGCTCGCGCTGACCGGGAACGACTACGGTCCCGCGCTCGGCGTGCTCGCCGCCCCTGGCATCGCCGTCCTCCTGCTGCTGTTCTGGCTACGGGCCCGGGTGCCCGACCCGGAAGCCTACGAACGCGGGGTGACCGCCGAGGCGCCCCAGCCCGCGATGCCGGAGAGGCGGGACGGACGGCTGCCGAGGGCGTTCTGGACCTACGCCGGCTTCACCGCGGCCACCACGACCGGGTTCGCCACCTTCGGCGTGCTCTCCTACCACCTGGTCCAGCGGCAGTTGCTGACCGCGGCCTGGGTCCCGGTGCTGTACGCGATGGCGATGGCGGTGGACGCGGTCGCGGCGCTGGCCACCGGCTGGGCCTACGACCGGATCGGCCCGCGTGTCCTGGTGGTTCTGCCGGTATTGACCGCGGGCGTCGTGGTGCTGGCGTTCTCCGACACGGTCGCGATCGCGGTGGCCGGTTCGCTGGTGTGGGGCGCGGCCATGGGCATCCAGGAGTCCACCCTGCGGGCGACGGTCGCGGACCTGGTGCCCAGCGGTCGGCGGGCGACCGCGTACGGCCTGTTCGCGGGCGTGGTCGGTGCGGCGAGCCTGGCCGGCGGTGCACTGACGGGTGGTCTGTACGGCTACTCGGTCCCCGTGCTCATCACGGTGGTCGTCGCCATCCAGGTGGCGGCCGTGGTGCTGCTGGCCGTCACCCGGGTCGATCGGCGCTGA
- a CDS encoding YjbQ family protein: MSDAFTTRVLNVATGSRERIVDLTGDCEVFLRETAGGRDGLLNLFVPHATAGIAVIETGAGSDDDLLAALHTLLPADDRWQHRHGSPGHGRDHVLPAFVPPHATLPVLGGRLALGTWQSVCLVDTNRDNPNRQVRLSFLG, from the coding sequence ATGTCAGATGCCTTCACGACACGAGTGCTGAACGTCGCCACCGGTTCCCGGGAGCGCATCGTCGACCTCACCGGCGACTGCGAGGTCTTCCTGCGCGAGACGGCGGGCGGCCGCGACGGCCTGCTGAACCTCTTCGTCCCGCACGCCACCGCCGGTATCGCCGTCATCGAGACGGGTGCCGGCAGCGACGACGACCTCCTGGCCGCGCTGCACACCCTGCTGCCCGCCGATGACCGCTGGCAGCACCGTCACGGCAGCCCCGGCCACGGCCGCGACCACGTCCTGCCGGCCTTTGTGCCGCCGCACGCCACCCTGCCGGTGCTGGGCGGGCGCCTGGCCCTTGGAACCTGGCAGTCGGTGTGCCTGGTGGACACCAACCGGGACAACCCCAACCGCCAGGTCCGGTTGAGCTTCCTCGGCTAG
- a CDS encoding NADP-dependent oxidoreductase yields the protein MKAIVVTDQAAGTAGMTLAERPEPPAAINDVIVQIHASGFVPTEMEWPSTWTNRAGRDRTPSIPGHELAGVVTAVGYGTTGLSVGQRVFGLADWYRDGTLAQYVAIEARNLAPLPGDVDFTVGASLPISGLTAWQGLFQHGRLQAGQTVLAHGAAGAVGTMVTQLAREAGAYVIGTGRAADREKALDFGAHEFVDLENDALKDVGGVNLVFDVIGGDVQRRSAALIKAGGTLVSVVGPVEARPTDGLAVDFVVEADRAELGKIVQRVRDGRLRTNIGDVASFDDAIGALNPTTRRSGKTVIRVRP from the coding sequence ATGAAAGCCATTGTGGTTACCGACCAGGCCGCGGGAACGGCCGGGATGACGCTGGCGGAGCGGCCTGAGCCGCCCGCAGCGATCAATGACGTCATCGTTCAGATTCATGCATCGGGTTTCGTCCCGACTGAGATGGAGTGGCCGTCGACCTGGACCAATCGCGCAGGCCGTGACAGGACCCCGTCGATCCCCGGCCACGAGCTGGCCGGAGTGGTCACCGCCGTCGGCTACGGCACGACGGGGCTGTCGGTCGGGCAGCGGGTGTTCGGCCTCGCCGACTGGTACCGCGACGGCACCCTTGCGCAGTACGTGGCGATCGAAGCACGCAACCTCGCGCCGCTGCCCGGCGACGTCGATTTCACGGTAGGCGCGTCCCTGCCCATCTCAGGTCTGACCGCGTGGCAGGGGCTGTTCCAGCACGGCCGCCTTCAGGCCGGCCAGACCGTCCTCGCTCATGGCGCTGCAGGCGCGGTCGGGACGATGGTGACCCAGCTCGCACGTGAGGCCGGCGCTTACGTCATCGGCACCGGACGCGCCGCCGACCGTGAGAAAGCACTCGACTTCGGCGCGCATGAGTTCGTCGACCTCGAGAACGACGCGCTGAAAGACGTCGGGGGTGTCAATCTGGTCTTCGATGTCATCGGTGGTGACGTTCAGAGGCGGTCCGCTGCCCTGATCAAGGCCGGAGGAACGCTGGTGTCCGTCGTCGGCCCGGTCGAGGCGCGGCCCACTGACGGCCTGGCGGTGGACTTCGTTGTCGAGGCCGATCGTGCCGAACTGGGTAAGATCGTGCAGCGGGTGCGGGACGGACGGCTACGGACAAACATCGGTGACGTCGCGAGCTTCGATGATGCCATCGGTGCCCTTAACCCGACCACGCGGCGCAGCGGGAAGACAGTCATCCGCGTACGCCCGTAG
- a CDS encoding alpha/beta hydrolase family protein: MRAACPTPPRDWGRPVTTTSVTTRTDMTRRRILAAALIAGLGATVPLGAAFSAWAAPTDSGPARLTLPAPTGPYPVGTVPLHLIDTSRPDPAAGPGHHRELMAGVWYPACKTENLPRSPWMTDGALRAFLADVGFPLDPALGPLTAGHVGAPVHRASHRLPVIVYSHGAGSHRGDHTIMVQELASHGYAVVTVDHTYDTFTEFPDGRVLTPADFPPMFPRDFAADLRFLLDCVEQLAAGRSPDVDGKTLPQGLLGALDPQSIGAFGWSKGATATALTMLADQRVRAGLSIDGPMQPTITADLDRPFMMMTADFTRAGMPDVAEFWMHLRGWRLNVQAEGAVHKSYGDDATLIPQAGKILGMADQQIQDMIGTLDPARAVLIQQAYPFAFFDQHLRHRRGHLLDGPSPAFPEVKFIR, encoded by the coding sequence ATGCGTGCAGCATGCCCAACGCCTCCAAGAGACTGGGGAAGACCTGTGACCACGACATCGGTCACCACCCGAACGGACATGACGCGCCGTCGCATACTCGCGGCAGCGCTCATCGCCGGCCTCGGGGCTACCGTGCCGCTTGGCGCCGCATTCAGCGCGTGGGCGGCTCCTACCGACTCCGGCCCGGCACGACTCACCCTGCCTGCGCCCACCGGACCGTACCCGGTGGGCACGGTGCCACTCCACCTCATCGACACCTCACGTCCGGACCCCGCGGCCGGTCCCGGGCACCACCGCGAGCTGATGGCCGGCGTCTGGTACCCCGCTTGCAAGACGGAGAACCTGCCGCGCTCTCCCTGGATGACCGACGGCGCGCTGCGGGCGTTCCTGGCGGACGTCGGCTTCCCCCTCGACCCCGCCCTCGGCCCGCTCACCGCCGGGCACGTCGGCGCGCCCGTGCACCGTGCGAGCCACCGTCTGCCCGTCATCGTGTACTCGCATGGCGCGGGCAGCCACCGCGGCGACCACACCATCATGGTCCAGGAACTCGCCAGCCACGGCTACGCCGTGGTCACCGTCGACCACACCTACGACACGTTCACCGAGTTCCCCGACGGCCGGGTGCTCACCCCAGCCGACTTCCCCCCGATGTTCCCGAGGGACTTCGCCGCGGACCTCCGGTTCCTGCTCGACTGCGTGGAACAGCTCGCCGCCGGGCGCAGCCCCGACGTCGACGGCAAGACCCTGCCCCAGGGCCTGCTCGGTGCCCTCGACCCGCAGAGCATCGGCGCGTTCGGCTGGTCGAAGGGCGCCACCGCCACCGCGCTCACCATGCTCGCCGACCAGCGCGTGCGCGCCGGACTCAGCATCGACGGCCCGATGCAGCCGACCATCACCGCCGATCTGGACCGGCCGTTCATGATGATGACCGCCGACTTCACCCGGGCCGGCATGCCGGACGTCGCCGAGTTCTGGATGCATCTGCGCGGTTGGCGGCTGAACGTCCAGGCCGAGGGGGCCGTCCACAAGTCGTACGGCGACGACGCGACGCTGATCCCGCAAGCGGGCAAGATCCTCGGCATGGCCGACCAGCAGATCCAGGACATGATCGGCACCCTCGATCCGGCCCGGGCGGTACTGATCCAACAGGCCTACCCGTTCGCGTTCTTCGACCAGCACCTGCGGCACCGCAGAGGGCACCTCCTCGACGGCCCGAGCCCGGCCTTCCCAGAGGTGAAGTTCATCCGGTGA
- a CDS encoding winged helix-turn-helix domain-containing protein translates to MSEQIDQHPVNGLDDVVHQRVRLGILTVAHQGRRVEFGFLRTTLGLTAGNLSQHLATLEKAGLIDIEKGYEGKRARTWLSLTPAGAQALRDEVIQLKRLIHQIEQGSSDPQP, encoded by the coding sequence ATGAGCGAGCAGATCGACCAGCACCCCGTCAATGGCCTGGACGACGTTGTCCACCAGCGCGTCCGCCTCGGCATTCTCACCGTCGCCCACCAGGGCCGCCGTGTCGAGTTCGGCTTCCTGCGGACAACGCTTGGCCTCACCGCCGGAAACCTCAGCCAGCACCTGGCCACCCTGGAGAAGGCCGGACTGATCGACATCGAGAAGGGCTACGAGGGCAAACGCGCCCGCACCTGGCTCTCCCTCACCCCCGCCGGCGCCCAGGCCCTCCGGGACGAAGTCATCCAACTCAAGCGGCTCATCCACCAGATCGAACAGGGCAGCTCAGACCCACAGCCCTAG
- a CDS encoding ATP-binding cassette domain-containing protein — MPRPQDPVLNGALTVEQHLRYFAAARGLPNVDRGRELVRLLGYERYERSAAGELSGGTRQKLNLTLALLHDPDVLLLDEPYQGFDWETYLRFWDLVEELRARGKAVVIITHLVFEQGRFNLLADLADGRLTPRTASREDRDVGA; from the coding sequence GTGCCTCGTCCGCAGGATCCCGTCCTGAACGGGGCGCTCACCGTCGAGCAGCACCTCCGCTACTTCGCCGCCGCCCGGGGGCTGCCCAATGTGGACCGCGGCAGAGAACTCGTCCGGCTCCTCGGCTACGAGCGGTACGAGCGGTCGGCCGCCGGAGAACTGTCCGGCGGTACCCGTCAGAAACTCAACCTCACACTGGCTCTGCTCCACGACCCGGACGTCCTGCTCCTCGACGAGCCGTACCAGGGCTTCGACTGGGAGACGTACCTACGGTTCTGGGACCTGGTCGAGGAGCTGCGCGCCCGAGGCAAAGCCGTCGTGATCATCACCCACCTCGTCTTCGAGCAGGGCCGCTTCAACCTGCTGGCCGACCTCGCCGACGGCCGCCTCACCCCACGCACCGCTTCCCGAGAGGACCGCGATGTCGGCGCCTGA
- a CDS encoding ABC transporter permease, with amino-acid sequence MYSQFPTALRFSVRDQTRNRLAGLLLVLFVPVWYLVMDAMASGEVLDFKLYATGEVLHVDGGHLTLISAGLNSVTMIAGFVVFDAVRRALAFDRRLVFAGYRQSTLIGAKTLAIAAVATAIALYTALAILFFWRPTAAGWFAVLAGFAVIALTYGALGLLLGVLVKRDLEGFFLIIMGGLMDTFLQNPLGNPLANKPILQWFPSFGPMQFAVGGSFGGTALWGRLALGLAWAAAFSTVGLVIFRLRTRNRTHTRRPTGR; translated from the coding sequence TTGTACAGCCAGTTCCCCACCGCGCTGCGCTTCTCGGTACGCGACCAGACCCGCAACCGCCTCGCCGGACTGCTGCTCGTCCTCTTCGTGCCCGTCTGGTACCTGGTGATGGACGCCATGGCCTCGGGCGAGGTGCTGGACTTCAAACTGTATGCCACCGGAGAGGTCCTGCATGTCGACGGCGGTCATCTCACCCTGATCTCCGCGGGCCTCAACTCCGTGACGATGATCGCCGGGTTCGTCGTCTTCGACGCCGTCCGGAGGGCGCTCGCCTTCGACCGGCGCCTCGTCTTCGCCGGATACCGGCAGTCCACCCTCATCGGCGCCAAGACCCTCGCCATCGCAGCGGTCGCCACCGCGATCGCCCTCTACACGGCGCTGGCCATCCTGTTCTTCTGGCGGCCGACGGCCGCCGGCTGGTTCGCCGTACTCGCCGGATTCGCGGTCATCGCTCTCACCTACGGCGCCCTTGGGCTGCTCCTCGGCGTCCTGGTCAAGCGTGACCTGGAGGGCTTCTTCCTCATCATCATGGGCGGGCTGATGGACACCTTCCTGCAGAACCCCCTGGGCAATCCGCTCGCCAACAAGCCCATCCTGCAGTGGTTCCCGTCCTTCGGCCCCATGCAGTTCGCCGTCGGGGGCTCCTTCGGCGGCACCGCTCTATGGGGGCGTCTCGCCCTCGGGCTTGCATGGGCTGCCGCGTTCAGCACAGTGGGGCTGGTCATCTTCCGCCTGCGGACCCGCAACCGTACGCACACGCGCCGGCCGACCGGACGGTGA
- a CDS encoding TetR/AcrR family transcriptional regulator translates to MAGSTGTRAQIVDAANRLFYEQGFEHTSFAAIAEAVGISRGNFYHHFKTKDEILSAVIEARLQSTRAMLAEWDRDEPGPAERVRRFVEIVVTNRADIQNYGCPVGTLTNELAKLDHPARPQAVAVFGLFRTWLREQFEELGFTVEADDFAMHVLASTQGVATLSNAFHDSEFVHREVDRLHDWLDRCLADHASPRSPH, encoded by the coding sequence GTGGCTGGGAGCACGGGTACGCGGGCGCAGATCGTCGATGCTGCGAACCGGCTCTTCTACGAGCAGGGTTTCGAGCACACGTCGTTCGCGGCGATCGCCGAGGCGGTGGGCATCTCGCGGGGCAACTTCTACCACCACTTCAAGACCAAGGACGAGATCCTCAGCGCGGTCATCGAGGCCCGGCTCCAGAGCACGCGCGCGATGCTCGCGGAGTGGGACCGAGACGAGCCAGGTCCCGCTGAGCGGGTGCGACGGTTCGTGGAGATCGTCGTCACCAACCGTGCGGACATCCAGAACTACGGCTGTCCGGTCGGAACCCTCACGAACGAACTCGCCAAACTCGATCACCCCGCACGCCCCCAAGCTGTCGCCGTCTTCGGTCTGTTCCGGACCTGGCTTCGGGAACAGTTCGAAGAACTCGGGTTCACCGTCGAAGCCGACGATTTCGCAATGCACGTCCTAGCTTCCACTCAAGGCGTGGCCACCTTGTCCAACGCCTTCCACGACAGCGAGTTCGTGCATCGGGAGGTCGATCGCCTCCATGACTGGCTCGACAGGTGCCTCGCAGACCACGCGTCACCGCGCTCCCCTCACTGA
- a CDS encoding YciI family protein — protein sequence MFVVLLRFAANKSQATDHMAGHQEWIQQGLRDGVFLLIGGIQPGQGGAVLAHNTTFDDLQRRVAADPFVAHEVVSAEIIEIAPNRTDPRLAFLAG from the coding sequence GTGTTCGTCGTCCTGCTCCGCTTTGCGGCCAACAAGAGCCAGGCTACGGATCACATGGCAGGCCATCAGGAATGGATCCAGCAAGGCTTGCGTGACGGGGTCTTCCTGCTGATCGGAGGCATACAACCTGGTCAGGGCGGTGCCGTACTGGCCCACAACACCACCTTCGACGACCTGCAGCGGCGTGTTGCGGCCGATCCGTTCGTCGCCCACGAGGTCGTCTCAGCCGAGATCATCGAGATCGCCCCGAACCGTACCGATCCGCGGCTTGCGTTCCTGGCGGGCTGA
- a CDS encoding class I SAM-dependent methyltransferase, protein MTVDEDELYGADENPYALALRPARGPVYLRLADGRRIRMPVHRWHARPTVADKTVLDRCIGPVLDVGCGPGRLCSELLSRGVFALGVDIAPRAVALTCALGGLALCRSVFDRLPAEKGWQTLLLIDGNIGIGGDPRSLLHRCRGLIAPTGRLVIEADPSDVDELCTARFEELDGHSGPPFPWARLGRRALRKVAEDLGLSVTDQWTSGHRRFVTLTHRRSFSDCPDLGAR, encoded by the coding sequence ATGACCGTGGACGAAGACGAGCTGTACGGCGCCGACGAGAATCCCTACGCACTGGCCCTGCGACCAGCCCGCGGGCCGGTTTACCTGCGGCTGGCGGACGGGCGCCGGATCCGGATGCCGGTGCACCGCTGGCACGCGCGGCCCACGGTGGCCGACAAGACCGTGCTGGACCGCTGCATCGGCCCCGTCCTCGACGTCGGCTGCGGGCCTGGCCGTTTGTGCAGCGAACTCCTGAGCCGGGGAGTCTTCGCCCTCGGGGTCGACATCGCGCCTCGCGCTGTCGCGCTGACCTGTGCCTTGGGCGGGCTCGCCCTCTGTCGATCGGTCTTCGACCGGCTGCCGGCCGAGAAAGGCTGGCAGACCCTTCTACTCATCGACGGCAACATCGGCATCGGAGGGGACCCTCGCAGCCTGCTGCACCGCTGCCGCGGACTCATTGCGCCGACAGGGCGCCTCGTCATCGAGGCCGACCCCAGCGACGTCGACGAGCTGTGCACCGCCCGGTTCGAGGAACTCGATGGCCATAGCGGGCCACCTTTTCCCTGGGCGCGGCTCGGACGAAGAGCGCTGCGCAAGGTCGCCGAGGACCTTGGCCTCAGCGTCACCGACCAGTGGACGAGCGGGCACCGACGCTTTGTCACCCTGACTCACCGGAGATCATTCTCGGATTGCCCTGACCTGGGAGCACGATGA